GCTTCGTAACTACAAAAAGTAGCTTTCTACAATAATTACTCTTATTTTTGCTGCCTGATATGGCTCGTATTCTTGCAATAGATTTTGGAACCAAACGCACAGGCATCGCTGTTACAGACGAGTTACAGCTTATTGCTTCTGGGTTAACTACTGTAGAAACTCCTAAGCTAATTCCGTTTTTAGAATCGTACTTTGAAAAGGAAGATGTAAACCTAGTGCTTGTGGGAGAGCCTTTGCAAAAGGATGGTACACCAAGCGATGTAGAAACGGAAATTAAAAAGTTCTTAGAAATCTTTACAGCAAAA
This Rasiella rasia DNA region includes the following protein-coding sequences:
- the ruvX gene encoding Holliday junction resolvase RuvX produces the protein MARILAIDFGTKRTGIAVTDELQLIASGLTTVETPKLIPFLESYFEKEDVNLVLVGEPLQKDGTPSDVETEIKKFLEIFTAKFPTMPVQRVDERFTSKMAFQTMIDSGLSKKKRRNKALVDEISATIILQEFLYTK